Genomic segment of Citrus sinensis cultivar Valencia sweet orange chromosome 7, DVS_A1.0, whole genome shotgun sequence:
TAGGTCTTGTATGTAAGCTTCTGCTTGATCCTCTAAATCAAGTAATTCCAACTCAGTAGCATCCTCTTCAATTGACATGTCCTCTGGCCCATTATCAAGTTCATTCAGTTGCCTCCGCAGCTCTGTATAATCAACAAATTaccaaacaagaaaaaagaatttcacaAATCAGCATGCCTTTGTATTGAGTAGTAGTACAGTTTCAGTTCACATTTGGTGCCTAAGATAATTAGCCATTCAGTAAAAGCCTCACTAAATTCATGCATGCACGCACGCATTTGCAGCTTCAAAACTCTCATAATGACGTAATATGCATAAAAGCTCTAGAGAGAATAGTTTCCATACCATTCAGATTAGAGCTAATGTCTCTGAAAACCTGAGGTACAGCATCGTCTTCTCCCAAAGTTACATCCGGTGTTGATATTGGGCTGAGATAATCCGTTTTCCTCCAAATATCATCTTGAGGGCTACTGCACACAGATGCAGGGCTAGGTGGCACTTCAGTGGAGTTCTCCTAAGACCACATCAGAGCACAAGTTAATTTGGAGCAACCAGAGATGGACATTTGATTCCGtagtacaaaaataaaagaataagttTTTCTTACGTGTCTTTCGCCTACGTTCATAATTACTGTTGGTCCACTCATGATATCTCTTCCATGGTCATATTCAGCCCCATGAGATTCCATCATTGACTGAATCTTCTTGCCAAATAGCCTTCGCCTAAGTGTAAAACTGTATCGAAAATTGGAGACTTTTTCTCTGAAattaaacttttcttttttccttcttctgaCATCTACTGAAAAATTGTCAATGGCTTCATGTTTCCTCCTGATCTGAGCACCAGTTAAAATATGACGGTCCTCAAGAAGAAGCTGACCGAATGATGTTCCTGATACAGGAGCTGACAAAGACCTTATGAGATTCCTCGGAGACGACTCTCTATTGAAAACTCCATTGTCATCTCCATGCCTGAAAGATCTGGTTTGCATTTCTTGTTCATCTTTCTCAATTTCCCAGTGCTTCCACTCATTTCCAGCCAATGATGTGTCTCCCAATTGCTTTAATCTGATTCTTTCCTTATCTAGCACAGAAGATTTCGATCTGCCACTGACAACTGCGGGACTGTCTGCATGTATTTCTCTCTTAAGAACATTCCTTAATCTCTCTGACAGGAATCTCCTCGTACCCATGTTAATGAACTCCGGGGAGCCTGGACCATTGGCCTGAATTTCAGTTCTATATGATCCCATTGATTCTGATCGAACAAGATTCGCTCCAAGGTCCCTACTACAAACACTCTCTCTGATGTGCTTTGCTATGTGCCTAGCAATTTGTTTTGGATCTGATGGTTTTTCACTGAAAGGGGTTTCAATTCCACTTCCTCGGGCAACTGAACCCTTTTTAAGAGTTTTACCTTGAAGTTCACATTTCAGTCGTTCCTTCACTTCTTCAAGAAAATCTTCTATACTACATCTTCCCTCTAAAGTGTCCAAAGCACTAGTCCGGCAGTCTTCATGGTCATGCATCCTATCAGGACCAGGCTTCAAGATCACTATCCTGGTGGGAGCACTGTCCCATTTGTCATCATAATTCATCATGTAGGTTGGCTCAAAGTCTATACTTTTGCTTCTGCTTCGCAGAGGAAGGGATTCCTTTTGACCAGTTGGGAATAGTTCCGATTTATGTCTGTGGTGTTGTGTTTCGTaagatgttgattttgatgctaAACTTTTAGGTTCCCCGGGCTTCTCTCTTCCAGTCATCCGAGAACTTGCATAAACTGCCATTTTTTCCTTGTTGAGGTTCTCTTGGGCAAGCTTCTGCATAGGAATGCCCTCAAGTTCAGCTAACTTTGAACATTCCCTAAACCTGGCTGCCTGCCATGCCTCAAACTCTTTCTTGAACTTTTGCAGTTCCTCTTCTTGTGGATGTTCTCTGGGCCTCGGCTTTTCAAAATCCTGGTGACTTCTCCATCTATCAGCTTCTCTGTCTCTGCAAGGGTAAAATGAGTCAATCTGTATCTGCCTGGAAGAAGCCGGGTTAGAAGGGACATGAGCAACTGAGCTCCTTCCattcctttcctttttcaaagACTTAATTCCCGAGTGATCATTCTTTTTTCCAATTGGATGAACTACAGATTTTGCTTCGAGTGGTAACACGTCCATACCCATCAGTCTGGCCACAATGCTAGGTGCATATTGTCTGGTATTAGTCCTATTGGATTGTTTTGATATTTCCTCATTAATCAACTTCTTCATTGGAACGTCAGTTGGATAAGAGTTATTTTCAGGCCAATCTTCTTCCAGTGTGTAAGAATACTGAATCAtggaaaaacaaatttaaagttGTAAGTGGAGAGAGAGATTGTTAGAAATTTTATCAGAATCACATCACTAGATTGAATTGGAATTGTTCACTTACTCATAGAACTAAATCTGACTCAGATTTGCAATAGAAAAGCCAAATGCAAAAATTAAGGTAAATTAACTACTATGATCAAGACACTGAAAATTTGAGTTATGCAACTGGAAAATGTGAAAGATAATATAAATGTCTAACTCTTAAGGCAAGGCCGGTCCTATGTCATTCTTTCGTGCACAAGAGAGGCAAGACCTTCCAAAAGATGATAAATTATTCTACATCAAACGAAGaattgaattaaagaaatagcTTCTCAAATCGACTGTAAAAGTCAAAAACCAAAACATAGTTTTGCCCTCGATAATCAAGAGGAACCATCTCTAAACATCTTGAAGTCCGACAAAATAGTCCTTTCCAGCTAACAGCCTAATCTCAGCCATCATGTTATGCATTACACAAAAGCCACACAGACAAGATTCACATTTcaacaaaatgagaaaaccTTTATATGTTAGAACTCAGATGACGGATTGAAACGTTACCGGCACATCTCCCAGAACACTATAGCTCTTAGAAGTTTCTGCTTGCAACTCCAAACTATTTCGAGGAGCTTCCAGGCCTGCACAGCAGTTGAATCAACAAATTACTCTTCCAAGCCAGGAAATTTGCAAAAAGATTGAGAAAAAAACTGAATACTACCATTGTTAATACAATGAgctaaaaaaaatcctaaaacaaatttaaatccCTGACTTGGAATTTTCTCCTTAAAATTCGTAATTGTTGGGATAGATCATCATATATTCCTTGAAATCAAGAAGCTTCTTCATTGCAACTCAGAAAGGAAATATTCAATCAACTTTAGAGCACCACTCATTGGAAACAAAAGTCTTTGAGGACCCTCTACCAGGTCATTCTTGGGAGGGGGGGCCCCGggggttggggggtgtgtggAAGAGGGGTTTGTGTCTAGGAAATAAGGCACCTTTAGACAATGAATAGAAGAGcattagaaataaataatacataccatcatcatttttcttatgtGTATGAATTTTCCTGGCCATACTGCTCTGGTTGAAGTCAAAAAGGTGCAATAAGCCTCCCATACAGCCAGGAAAGTCCACCAAAAAGCTCTGAATCCTTGGTTACCGCCTCCACATCTACCCCATAAACCCGGCGTAActtcttaattcttttacCCAATACCAGTCACGGCCTGTATGAAGAATCAAATTAACCCCATGTCATCGAAGGAAAAAACTGAATGCACCCTCACGATTACTAAAAGCACTAAATAACTGATTTGTTTAGAATGAAAGCTTATCACTAGAGGCACTGCCAGCCAAGTGTTTGCTTCGTCGAGTCAATTATGTAAAATCTCAAATCGCAAAATTTAAAGCCTCCATTTGCTATAACCTTTTAATGtagttcaaataaaaaataaaataaaatgaagttgCCGACAGTCGTAATGGAATAAAGCTGGAATGAATGTGCAGTGAAGGCGTCAAATCATAAATAGTAGTAGTTCTCCAGTCCATGAGCAAGCAAGAGAATTacagataaaattaaaaatacgacaattaaaaacttattaaaaccACACAAAAAgcgatgataataataaatcaatctaaattcttttactaaaaataaaaatttgctcagaaaaagaatttggatTAGACCGCCAAAACCAAATTCATCAACAAACAAACgtgaaaaagaagagaagaaaaggaaacTTCGCGAGAGTCTGGgcaacttaaaaatataacagtTGCAGCAAATCTTATTTTAATGCGCGCAAACCAAAACacgcagcaagcaagcaagCAAAATGCAAAATTCTTTTCAGTCTGTTGTCAGAACTTGGAAACTCAAATCGAAGTAAAACACAAAGTGGGTTTTAGGACTCTCGTCAGCAACCAAAAAGAGCGTGATTCtgaaatcaaaaaaaaaaaaatgagcttACCGTCGTTGAACTTGAACAGGAGTCAAAATGCTGCTTTTCAGGAATCAAAACGCTCCAAAGATCAAAATGAATGGACAAAACAgggttgaataaaaatggGAATTCAAAAGGGACAATTTGTACAATAAATGATGCGAGAAGCTTTCGAAATCAATATCGTAACCTATCGGCCTATTCTTAAtgaacaataatattattataatacacttgttttgaagaaaagttCGCCTTTTGTAGTTGCAGCCTTTGTAGGGGAAGgggagtgagagagagagtccATGGCTGTAAggaatattaacaataataataataataaagccACCACACCAGCGAAAAAGTGCagaaagtttttttaattttgaaattctttattacttaattcttttgtaatttcctctccctctctctctctctttttcctttttttttctaattttattttgcggatatatttttattttcaccatCCTCtaagggaaaaaataaaacatataattAGGTAGGTAATATGCGTGCGGTCTCATAAAGcgaacagttttttttttcttaatttttgttaatttaaaaccctgaatgaaaaaggaaaagaacagctaagaatataaattagaaaaagaaaaaagaaattaatcaagaaaagaaaacaatgcCACTTCAAATGGaattcttttaacatttttttttttttttttggtgaatgATTCGGTTTTGATGAAATGAGATGAGATGAGACGACAGGAAAGgaaagggaagaaaaaaaaaaaaaaaaataataataataaataaataaataaagaatccCTAATTCTAAAAGTGTGCTGCAGCAGCATGTAACGAACAGCTCATGGGACCGATCAGTTGAGTTGGATTGGGTGGATTATTCATCATGCGCACGACACCCTCCATTTGGCGCCATATAACACGGAACGGggagaagttaaaaaataatatatatacataaataaaagcatggacacactttttttaaaaaaaaaaattacggaCACGTTGTTAAGTTAAGTCGTGcaacataataattttatttttttaatacatgtgttatttaacaatattaaaatttaattttattaaattacacgatttaaaatatatatctatataaaaaaaaaagtgaggcGTCCGCACTagagaataattaataatgaaaatattttaattttgttaaaatgaagATGTCACACTAACAGATAAAAGAATAGAGTCTCCAATGcattaaatatgttttttttttatatatttaactgACATCcttattttaacaaagtaaaaatattaataccaAAATATGAGtctttgcttttcttttctctcatCATCTCATTCTTCttaattcaacaaaaaaaaaaagtatataatTCAGTTACTCAAACTCCATCGAATGCgctcatttataaataatttaccattttaaaattctgaTATTAGTTGTTGAGTAATTTTGTCAGCCATCAGAATATGTTAAAATACATGCATTGAAAATGACTCATAGTTTGGTTTCAACACATAAGaaatgttatatatattatagcATATGacataatcttatttttattgagaGCCCTTCCGTTGGTTTAacatctttattattattttttttggggtcatGCATggattaacaattaattaccAGCGAGCGTGTGGCTGGTCTTAGTTTGAATAAAGAAACATGGGAGGGAGCATTACATTGGtgtttgataataataacCGTATCGTGTCGTGTCGTGTCGTGTAGAGTGGAGTGTCGACCTCCTCCtcctcttaattaatttaaatgccatggtacttttttaattatttatttatttatggaatGTTCAGCCAGCGAGTGAGGTTGTAAAAACTGCTGTTTGTTCCCAATAAAAAGCAGAAAGTGAAAAAGGCAATCAAACACAACTCATGAAGATGATGgtgttggtggtggtggtggtgggtcTTGTTTTTGGTTGTAAAGTATGCAGAAAGCACAAAGCAGGCTTGCAGCTTCTTTATCTTCTGATTCTTCTAACACGTACAATGGATCAATGATGTTCAGACCGCTTTCCCCCATGTGCTTGCTTCAAAAGTTCATATAATATCCTCTGATCTGATCGATGAGTATAACATGATGAATGAATATATATCAGaatatgaaatgaatattGTACTACGTGTTATATTTATCATGATGAATGAGTGAGatgagagtgagagagagagagagagagccatAATTATGGCAAAAATTTTAAGCTAGGAGGACTACTACTTGTATGTACCCAACTTTAATGAAGCATAATGAAAAACGGACGAGTTTCTTTTTAGTTCGTTCGGCGGGGCGGCTTCTTTGCCGTTCAGGAGCTTCCTTTTTCAATTCCAGGGACCACCCTGTCTGTCTGTCTCCAGTCTCCACAAatacaatcaattatttttctactgCAGAAATTTTGCGTTTGATATTCACCACCTCTCACGTCCAATGACATGGCAcgagataaaaaatatatatatataattatcaaGCAAGTGCTTAGTAGCCATTTATCAGAGAGCGGACAGTGTAGTGTAATGTAATCTCAATGTTTAGAACTTAATTCGTTGTCAAAATGCAcgtattacttatttattgaatgataattttataagtagTAAAgatctttatatttaatgCCCCTTAAACACAAAGTATATATTTGAATGctaattacttaaattttataaaatctcttactctgaaaaataaaaataatttgaggtTCAAATTCCACTCAGATGCCAAGGAGAGAATTGAGGAGTTgtttaactaaattaaaaaacaaaaggccCTTAAGTACCAATTTCAGCCCAAACTCCATCAAcacacattaatttttaaaagttgggTTGCAAACAGGAGTTGCAGGCCCATTTAACACCAGACAGATAACTCATAAATGCTTCAACCCAAAACTCCAAACACATCTACTacttttaatcaataaaataaatgtgtatGTGaggtttgagtttttttttttttttttaattattattacaggtttgagtaattttaaaacaagGAAATTCCTTATTTGGTTCCTTAAGCAAtagataagttaaaaaaataaaaagtaacagataagttaaaaaaatttaaaaagtaaaaaaaaaagataagaattttaatctgtatctttttttttttttttttaaagtcttaTCAAAGGAGAACGTATTGGGAGTTCCCTCAGTTAATGCTTAATGCATTAACATCTAAAAGTGTACTAATCAATTAAAAGTGATGCATGCAGCAGCgcaacaaaagaaatgaaaagaaatttggaAAGAATCTCTTTGAGTAAAGGAGATGGAAGGCAGCAATCTGCAATCGCCAAGTGTTTATCCGCTTTCGGTTCTGCTGCCCCACGCGACATCAAATAGCTCCACATGTCGTTGTCTAACTTGTCCTCGTATGGGTCACTTTCATGACTTTTTGTCTGTCTTTgatgttaattaatattaagtaGTCAGTCAGACTGAGGAAACCATTTCTTTCTCAACCAAAATTTGGACCACCTTGCCAACCTTCCACGTGTTACATACAAATCTTTGTTATTGGGGATAATAACATCCGGATCCTcaattttcccttctttttttgttttgcccTGTAACCTGAAGTTTATCCGGACGCTTGTGCATAGGGATAGGATTACGGATTCCTCATTCGTGAAGTCAAATTTCACTAACAGCATGTTAATTAAACCACGTAAATGagttaataatcaaaatataatttcccTGTCTACTACTAATCACAGTCATAAGAATTGGTGACCCAtgtttataattatagttataGAGCGAGTGCAGCAGTGGCGACCTTCTATTGAACATACAAAATACTCCTTGGTGGTGGTGAATTGCCAATTTTAACCAAATTTGACAATGCAGAATAGGCCGGACGGATCcctatgaaaaaatatttgcaaACTGTACCGTTACCTGTGTCAGTGTGTGTCTAGAAACCAGGGCCCATTCATTGTCattatttcagtttttttttttttttatctataaataaaagggGAGAAAACTCCGCTGATTTTGTCTGTGATAATGGAGTATGCTCTTAGTACCAACTGAACCGTCGTTTTTTTAGTTTACAgtcacttaaaaaaataaaaaaataaaaaaaagtcatatttgTCGTCGGTTTTTTCAAAGCAAGAAGAgtctttttgtcttttgctCACTCAGAACAGAACAGAACGGAACagaattttctgaaaaattctgAAACTGCTGTTTTGGATCTTCAGTTGAAGTGATTGGTTTTCCCTGGAGAtttttgttgcaaaaatgTTCGTGAAAACGCTGGTAGAGAAGGCTTCTATGAAGAAGGTGAGTAGCAACTGATCATCTTTAATATGCTGTTTGACTATCATTTGATGGTGATCTGTTTATCTTCAACGTCAGTCAaccttctttttcattcatatCATGTCTCAAGATTTgctcatattattaatttatcattgtCTAAATACGAGAACATAAGCCCTTTGCCTCTGCCTGTTCGATTgttccttctttctttcttttctt
This window contains:
- the LOC102607101 gene encoding uncharacterized protein LOC102607101 isoform X1 — translated: MGGLLHLFDFNQSSMARKIHTHKKNDDGLEAPRNSLELQAETSKSYSVLGDVPYSYTLEEDWPENNSYPTDVPMKKLINEEISKQSNRTNTRQYAPSIVARLMGMDVLPLEAKSVVHPIGKKNDHSGIKSLKKERNGRSSVAHVPSNPASSRQIQIDSFYPCRDREADRWRSHQDFEKPRPREHPQEEELQKFKKEFEAWQAARFRECSKLAELEGIPMQKLAQENLNKEKMAVYASSRMTGREKPGEPKSLASKSTSYETQHHRHKSELFPTGQKESLPLRSRSKSIDFEPTYMMNYDDKWDSAPTRIVILKPGPDRMHDHEDCRTSALDTLEGRCSIEDFLEEVKERLKCELQGKTLKKGSVARGSGIETPFSEKPSDPKQIARHIAKHIRESVCSRDLGANLVRSESMGSYRTEIQANGPGSPEFINMGTRRFLSERLRNVLKREIHADSPAVVSGRSKSSVLDKERIRLKQLGDTSLAGNEWKHWEIEKDEQEMQTRSFRHGDDNGVFNRESSPRNLIRSLSAPVSGTSFGQLLLEDRHILTGAQIRRKHEAIDNFSVDVRRRKKEKFNFREKVSNFRYSFTLRRRLFGKKIQSMMESHGAEYDHGRDIMSGPTVIMNVGERHENSTEVPPSPASVCSSPQDDIWRKTDYLSPISTPDVTLGEDDAVPQVFRDISSNLNELRRQLNELDNGPEDMSIEEDATELELLDLEDQAEAYIQDLLVASGFYDGSSDKSLSRWDPLAKPISSGIFEKVEESYRKVAEENDNTLKDHIEKKAERRILLDLLNEALSTLLGPPVTMSSFRRKIINSSMLPPPRGRKLLNSVWEIISVYLYPPADRSYHALDSMVAQDLGLAPWSGLMDEGINSLGREVECAIIRELIEEILKDMQL
- the LOC102607101 gene encoding uncharacterized protein LOC102607101 isoform X2; translated protein: MKKLINEEISKQSNRTNTRQYAPSIVARLMGMDVLPLEAKSVVHPIGKKNDHSGIKSLKKERNGRSSVAHVPSNPASSRQIQIDSFYPCRDREADRWRSHQDFEKPRPREHPQEEELQKFKKEFEAWQAARFRECSKLAELEGIPMQKLAQENLNKEKMAVYASSRMTGREKPGEPKSLASKSTSYETQHHRHKSELFPTGQKESLPLRSRSKSIDFEPTYMMNYDDKWDSAPTRIVILKPGPDRMHDHEDCRTSALDTLEGRCSIEDFLEEVKERLKCELQGKTLKKGSVARGSGIETPFSEKPSDPKQIARHIAKHIRESVCSRDLGANLVRSESMGSYRTEIQANGPGSPEFINMGTRRFLSERLRNVLKREIHADSPAVVSGRSKSSVLDKERIRLKQLGDTSLAGNEWKHWEIEKDEQEMQTRSFRHGDDNGVFNRESSPRNLIRSLSAPVSGTSFGQLLLEDRHILTGAQIRRKHEAIDNFSVDVRRRKKEKFNFREKVSNFRYSFTLRRRLFGKKIQSMMESHGAEYDHGRDIMSGPTVIMNVGERHENSTEVPPSPASVCSSPQDDIWRKTDYLSPISTPDVTLGEDDAVPQVFRDISSNLNELRRQLNELDNGPEDMSIEEDATELELLDLEDQAEAYIQDLLVASGFYDGSSDKSLSRWDPLAKPISSGIFEKVEESYRKVAEENDNTLKDHIEKKAERRILLDLLNEALSTLLGPPVTMSSFRRKIINSSMLPPPRGRKLLNSVWEIISVYLYPPADRSYHALDSMVAQDLGLAPWSGLMDEGINSLGREVECAIIRELIEEILKDMQL